One part of the Oscillatoria sp. FACHB-1407 genome encodes these proteins:
- the leuB gene encoding 3-isopropylmalate dehydrogenase, with the protein MAKQYRITLLPGDGIGPEIMSVAVSVLKEIGQQLNLQFTFQEAPIGGAAIDLTGDPLPSESLETCRNSDAVLLAAIGGFKWDTLPSHQRPERGLLGLRAGLGLFANLRPAKILPQLVDASSLKRDIVEGVDIMVVRELTGGVYFGQPKGIFTTETGEKRGVNTMAYTESEIERIGRVAFEAARKRQGRLCSVDKANVLEVSQLWRDRITQLSQEYPDVELSHMYVDNAAMQLVRYPKQFDTIVTGNLFGDILSDAAAMLTGSIGMLPSASLGASGPGVFEPVHGSAPDIAGQDKANPIAQVLSAAMMLRYGLNEPEASDRIEQAVLKVLDQGYRTGDIMSPGMTLVGCQAMGEALLKAL; encoded by the coding sequence ATGGCAAAGCAATACCGCATCACTCTTTTACCCGGCGACGGCATCGGTCCAGAAATCATGTCAGTGGCGGTATCGGTACTTAAAGAGATTGGTCAGCAGTTGAATCTGCAATTTACCTTTCAGGAAGCACCCATTGGAGGAGCGGCCATTGATTTAACGGGTGATCCATTGCCGTCTGAGAGTTTAGAAACCTGCCGAAACAGTGATGCAGTGTTACTCGCAGCGATCGGGGGCTTCAAGTGGGATACACTGCCCAGTCATCAACGCCCAGAGCGAGGCTTGTTGGGATTGAGAGCAGGCTTGGGGCTGTTTGCAAACTTGCGTCCTGCAAAAATTCTGCCTCAGTTGGTCGATGCCTCCAGCCTCAAACGCGACATCGTGGAAGGCGTAGATATCATGGTGGTGCGTGAACTGACCGGAGGCGTTTATTTTGGGCAGCCTAAGGGTATCTTCACTACCGAGACAGGCGAAAAACGCGGTGTCAATACAATGGCTTACACCGAGTCCGAGATTGAGCGCATCGGGAGAGTGGCATTTGAAGCGGCTCGTAAACGCCAGGGTCGGCTCTGTTCCGTAGATAAGGCGAATGTGTTGGAGGTGTCGCAGTTGTGGCGCGATCGCATCACTCAACTCTCACAAGAATACCCCGACGTCGAACTGTCTCACATGTATGTCGATAACGCTGCGATGCAGTTGGTGCGCTATCCCAAGCAATTCGACACCATCGTGACAGGCAACCTGTTTGGAGACATCCTCTCCGACGCCGCCGCGATGCTGACTGGCAGCATTGGTATGTTGCCCTCCGCCAGTTTGGGGGCATCGGGTCCCGGTGTGTTTGAACCCGTCCATGGTTCTGCCCCCGACATCGCCGGGCAGGACAAAGCCAACCCGATCGCCCAGGTGTTGAGTGCAGCAATGATGTTGCGCTACGGCTTAAACGAACCCGAAGCCAGCGATCGCATTGAACAAGCGGTGCTCAAAGTGCTCGACCAGGGCTATCGTACCGGGGATATCATGTCACCCGGAATGACACTGGTAGGTTGTCAGGCAATGGGTGAGGCGTTGCTAAAAGCACTGTAG
- a CDS encoding AbrB family transcriptional regulator, with protein MNKKKKIEPLTGEALLSKVKQLEHLSKEEKAKECGYYTVTKNGVERVNMMKFYNALLEAKEIELDGKQSTNGRGGRSASYRITVQSNGNLLIGSAYTKQMDLKPGDEFEISLGRKHIRLKQLDSDELGEEE; from the coding sequence ATGAATAAGAAAAAGAAAATCGAACCTCTAACAGGTGAGGCACTCCTGTCTAAAGTCAAACAACTGGAGCACCTCAGTAAAGAAGAAAAGGCAAAGGAGTGTGGGTATTACACCGTTACTAAAAACGGTGTTGAGCGCGTCAATATGATGAAATTCTACAACGCGCTGCTTGAGGCAAAAGAAATTGAGTTGGATGGAAAGCAATCCACCAATGGTCGAGGGGGGCGTAGTGCTAGCTATCGTATTACTGTTCAATCAAACGGCAATTTACTGATTGGTTCTGCTTACACGAAGCAGATGGATCTAAAACCTGGGGATGAATTTGAGATTTCCCTTGGTCGCAAGCATATTCGTCTCAAGCAACTTGATAGCGACGAGTTGGGAGAAGAAGAGTAA
- a CDS encoding ParB N-terminal domain-containing protein: MRIEAIPIDKIQRPLYRQNDTAKVESLMESIQEIGLQEPIDVLEVDGQYYGFSGCHRFEACSRLGHNTILCKVRRAPKSVLKMHLA; encoded by the coding sequence ATGAGGATTGAAGCCATTCCTATCGATAAAATTCAACGCCCCTTGTATCGGCAGAATGATACAGCTAAGGTTGAGTCGTTGATGGAATCCATTCAAGAAATTGGGTTACAAGAACCGATTGACGTTTTAGAAGTAGACGGGCAATATTACGGTTTTTCGGGTTGCCATCGCTTTGAAGCCTGTTCTCGGCTAGGACACAACACCATTCTCTGTAAGGTGCGTCGTGCCCCCAAATCGGTTCTAAAAATGCACCTGGCTTAA
- the grpE gene encoding nucleotide exchange factor GrpE, producing the protein MSRSSAPDYTHRLRSLMQSVGVLSFKALSRLAGVSEWQVQQLRQGRVAQMQVGQVQKLAEALGRSLPELLELFSEESELSNEASQTSPTDALEAQITDLKQEYQRLQTQLAEQQDKLRQEFQQTSLQALESLLLQLPTAIYAAQQNPQVPATRLVPLLRPIDQLLQSWGIEAIAPVGEELAYDPQHHQLMEGSAQPGDRVRVRYTGYRQGERLLYRAKVSPINKE; encoded by the coding sequence ATGAGTCGTTCTAGTGCACCGGATTACACCCATCGATTGCGATCGCTGATGCAGTCGGTGGGTGTTTTGAGTTTTAAAGCCCTCAGCCGTCTGGCAGGAGTTTCAGAGTGGCAGGTGCAGCAGTTGCGTCAGGGAAGGGTCGCACAGATGCAAGTGGGGCAGGTGCAAAAGTTGGCTGAGGCACTGGGGCGATCGCTGCCAGAGTTACTAGAGCTGTTTTCAGAAGAGTCTGAGCTATCAAATGAGGCATCCCAAACTTCACCTACAGATGCACTCGAAGCCCAAATCACGGACTTGAAGCAGGAATATCAACGCCTGCAAACCCAACTCGCAGAGCAGCAGGACAAGCTGCGACAGGAATTTCAGCAGACCAGCTTGCAAGCTCTGGAATCCCTGTTGCTGCAACTCCCAACAGCTATCTACGCTGCACAACAAAATCCTCAAGTGCCAGCGACTCGTCTGGTGCCGTTGTTACGTCCGATTGACCAACTATTGCAGAGTTGGGGCATTGAGGCGATCGCCCCTGTCGGTGAAGAGTTAGCCTACGATCCCCAACACCATCAATTGATGGAGGGCAGTGCGCAACCTGGCGATCGCGTTCGAGTGCGTTACACCGGATATCGGCAGGGAGAGAGACTGTTGTACCGTGCGAAAGTCAGTCCTATTAATAAAGAATGA
- a CDS encoding DUF6439 family protein → MPDTTPIRSLTSEALSNPKTSPLSDLSTLELVQALAERLAIAPNDWHRLKSNRNARAREQAAIALVYLLKENPEEALPRLQQAVGWLDRSISAPPCPTHGR, encoded by the coding sequence ATGCCTGACACAACCCCAATTCGTTCTTTGACATCTGAAGCCCTGTCCAATCCTAAAACTAGCCCTTTATCAGACTTGAGCACCCTCGAACTGGTTCAAGCCCTGGCAGAACGGTTGGCGATCGCTCCTAATGATTGGCATCGGCTCAAGTCAAACCGCAACGCCCGTGCTCGTGAACAGGCGGCGATCGCTCTCGTTTACTTGCTGAAGGAGAACCCCGAAGAAGCGTTGCCACGGTTGCAACAGGCGGTGGGTTGGCTCGATCGCTCCATCTCTGCTCCACCCTGCCCAACCCATGGGCGATGA
- a CDS encoding prepilin peptidase, which produces MELLFSAVSSVAVFILGACIGSFLNVVIYRIPAGVSLIYPPSRCPRCKQQLKKYDNVPVLGWLRLKGRCRFCRNPISVRYPLIEAATGILFVFVFWAFALPLPAIGYWAFLSWLLALSLIDLDTLTLPNSLTQSGLIAGLAFQAAVGWSEAGSSGVANHLMTGIVGAVIGVWMFDVITILGSIAFGQTAMGGGDAKLAAMMGAWLGWQNLLLAGFLACAIGAFVGGGAIALGLLNRRQPMPFGPFLALGAVISTFFGQAIISTYLRLFLPTAGMIFENLH; this is translated from the coding sequence ATGGAACTGCTCTTTTCAGCAGTTAGCAGCGTTGCGGTGTTCATTTTAGGAGCCTGCATCGGCAGCTTCTTAAATGTGGTGATCTACCGCATTCCCGCTGGGGTGTCGTTAATCTATCCACCGTCGCGCTGTCCTCGCTGCAAACAACAACTCAAGAAATATGACAATGTCCCCGTGTTGGGTTGGCTCAGGCTCAAGGGACGTTGTCGGTTTTGTCGCAATCCCATTTCAGTTCGCTATCCTCTGATTGAGGCAGCCACTGGTATCCTCTTCGTCTTCGTATTCTGGGCATTTGCCTTACCTCTACCCGCGATCGGGTATTGGGCATTTTTAAGCTGGTTGTTGGCTCTGTCTCTGATTGATCTTGATACCCTCACTCTGCCAAACTCTCTGACCCAATCAGGTTTAATTGCAGGACTGGCGTTTCAGGCGGCTGTGGGCTGGTCTGAAGCCGGTAGCTCAGGAGTCGCCAATCACCTGATGACCGGGATTGTAGGAGCCGTAATAGGCGTTTGGATGTTTGATGTGATCACAATCTTGGGATCGATCGCCTTTGGACAGACGGCAATGGGAGGTGGAGATGCCAAGCTCGCTGCGATGATGGGAGCCTGGTTAGGGTGGCAAAATCTTTTACTGGCTGGATTCTTAGCCTGTGCAATCGGGGCATTTGTGGGAGGAGGGGCGATCGCCCTGGGTCTGTTGAACCGTCGTCAACCCATGCCCTTTGGTCCGTTTCTGGCACTGGGAGCCGTCATCAGCACCTTCTTTGGGCAAGCCATCATCTCAACCTATCTGCGGCTATTTCTGCCGACCGCAGGCATGATCTTTGAAAACTTGCACTAA
- the rplU gene encoding 50S ribosomal protein L21 has translation MAYAIIETGGKQLRVEPGRFYDVERLAVGEDEAVTIDRVLFVENDGDVSIGQPFVTGATVEGTVLRHLRGRKIIVYKMRPKKKTRKKQGHRQELTRLMINSINLNGSEVGGGEQAAKPEAPTKAESVSEQTEDED, from the coding sequence ATGGCTTACGCAATTATTGAGACAGGTGGCAAGCAACTCCGGGTTGAGCCAGGTCGTTTTTACGATGTTGAGCGACTGGCAGTTGGCGAAGACGAAGCCGTCACCATAGACCGGGTTCTATTCGTTGAAAACGATGGCGATGTGTCCATTGGTCAGCCCTTTGTGACAGGTGCAACCGTAGAAGGAACCGTGCTACGGCATCTGCGCGGACGCAAAATTATTGTTTACAAAATGCGTCCTAAGAAGAAAACTCGTAAGAAGCAAGGGCATCGTCAAGAGTTGACCCGGTTGATGATTAACTCCATTAACCTCAACGGCTCAGAGGTTGGTGGCGGTGAGCAAGCAGCTAAGCCTGAGGCTCCAACTAAAGCTGAATCAGTCAGTGAGCAAACTGAAGACGAAGATTAA
- a CDS encoding endonuclease III domain-containing protein, translated as MLAKVPFDIDVAIARLQEAVKPFPKAAMFELADLGYQSPFEQLISCIISIRTYDEVSLPVSQRLFERARTPAEMVQLTSAEISKLIRDCTYPEPKSEQIWAIAQRIVTEYDGVLPCDVDVLLSFKGVGPKCAHLTLGIACQQPYISVDTHVHRVTNRWGYVQSRTPEKTLAALETVLPKNYWIEINRLLVPFGKHVCTGTSPHCSTCPLLEMCQQVGVQQHR; from the coding sequence GTGCTTGCCAAAGTTCCGTTTGACATCGACGTTGCGATCGCCCGTCTCCAGGAAGCTGTAAAGCCTTTCCCCAAAGCGGCAATGTTTGAGTTGGCTGATCTGGGATACCAATCGCCGTTTGAGCAACTGATCTCCTGCATCATCTCGATTCGCACCTACGATGAGGTTAGTCTGCCCGTGTCGCAGCGATTGTTTGAGCGTGCTCGCACGCCAGCGGAAATGGTGCAGCTAACGTCAGCGGAGATCAGCAAGTTGATTCGAGACTGCACTTACCCGGAACCCAAGTCAGAGCAAATTTGGGCGATCGCGCAACGCATTGTCACTGAATATGATGGCGTTTTGCCCTGTGACGTCGATGTTCTGTTGTCCTTTAAGGGGGTTGGTCCCAAATGTGCCCATCTGACCCTGGGAATCGCCTGCCAGCAACCCTATATCAGCGTCGATACCCACGTTCACCGTGTCACAAACCGCTGGGGCTACGTCCAATCTCGCACCCCTGAAAAGACCCTGGCTGCTTTAGAAACAGTTCTGCCAAAGAACTACTGGATTGAAATCAATCGCTTACTCGTTCCCTTTGGAAAACACGTCTGCACAGGTACTTCACCCCACTGCTCCACCTGCCCCCTGTTGGAAATGTGCCAACAGGTCGGTGTTCAACAACATCGGTAG
- a CDS encoding efflux RND transporter periplasmic adaptor subunit, translating into MSGKRKFKTGVQWLIGSGVLALLSLLGWLAYAVWLNRPADPVSVRLLTVERDTVETTINASGTVQLGGQQTLKSPAEGAVEEVLVQPGDRVTQGQVLLTLRNPERQTALANQEVKIVQQELTLARHQQRISESQEQLVSDREWLQRLSALAEAGAIAQTQVQEQADKVRTTLTNLRAAESDARTANLELKSLRLESQRIQRQLQDTVITAPITGIVLGVNVDDGDGVELRTELLTLGDPSQELVQLQLSTLDAAQVEVNQRVRVSVIGPNPEVFMGRVQSLYPQAIVPSAEGQSSYDQSDQATVPTIIRLDQPTRTLIPGSQVNVEIILEQRPNVIALAVEAVQQGDEPFVWVRDAEGKAQQRPIELGLEGLTEIEVTSGLQVGEEIILPSPDVVLTPGALTAPTSESTAGSPE; encoded by the coding sequence ATGAGTGGTAAAAGGAAATTCAAAACGGGTGTTCAGTGGTTGATTGGGTCGGGTGTACTTGCTTTGCTAAGCCTCCTGGGTTGGTTAGCCTATGCGGTATGGCTAAACCGCCCTGCCGACCCGGTATCTGTTCGTTTGCTGACTGTAGAGCGAGATACGGTTGAAACTACAATTAATGCCAGTGGAACGGTGCAACTGGGAGGTCAGCAAACCCTCAAATCTCCAGCAGAAGGGGCAGTTGAGGAAGTGTTGGTGCAACCGGGCGATCGCGTCACTCAGGGGCAGGTGTTGCTGACTCTACGCAACCCAGAACGGCAAACCGCACTGGCTAACCAGGAAGTCAAGATTGTCCAACAAGAGTTGACGTTGGCACGACACCAACAACGGATTTCAGAATCGCAAGAGCAACTTGTGTCAGATCGGGAGTGGCTGCAACGCTTAAGTGCGCTGGCAGAAGCAGGGGCGATCGCCCAGACCCAAGTACAGGAACAGGCAGACAAGGTGCGCACGACCCTAACAAACTTACGGGCGGCTGAATCTGATGCCCGCACCGCTAATCTGGAGTTGAAAAGTTTGAGATTGGAGAGCCAACGGATTCAGCGGCAATTGCAGGACACCGTTATCACCGCTCCCATTACTGGAATCGTGTTAGGGGTCAATGTAGATGATGGGGATGGGGTCGAGTTACGTACCGAGTTATTGACTCTCGGCGATCCCAGTCAAGAGTTGGTGCAACTTCAGCTTTCCACGCTTGATGCTGCTCAGGTTGAGGTTAATCAACGGGTACGAGTCAGCGTCATTGGACCTAACCCAGAGGTATTTATGGGGCGGGTTCAAAGTCTCTATCCTCAGGCGATCGTTCCCTCTGCGGAAGGTCAAAGCTCCTACGATCAGTCGGATCAAGCCACTGTTCCAACCATCATTCGGTTAGATCAACCCACTCGAACATTGATACCGGGTAGCCAGGTCAACGTCGAAATTATTCTCGAACAACGACCTAATGTAATTGCACTGGCGGTAGAAGCCGTTCAACAGGGCGACGAACCCTTTGTCTGGGTTAGAGACGCGGAAGGCAAAGCCCAACAACGTCCTATTGAGTTAGGGCTTGAGGGGTTGACTGAAATTGAAGTGACATCTGGATTGCAAGTCGGTGAAGAGATCATTTTGCCCTCTCCAGATGTGGTGTTAACCCCCGGTGCTCTGACCGCTCCCACATCAGAGTCAACTGCTGGCTCCCCAGAGTAA
- a CDS encoding CoB--CoM heterodisulfide reductase iron-sulfur subunit B family protein, whose product MTLKYAYFPGCVAQGACRELYQSTAALTQALGIELVELKKASCCGSGTFKEDSQLLEDTVNARNIALAEQLNLPLLTHCSTCQGVIGHVDERLKEAQKKNPAYVDQVNGFLKNEGCSPYKGSTEVKHLLWAIVGDYGLEAVQERVTRKLAGLKCAAFYGCYLLRAQDSIPFDDPHSPESMENVFRAVGATPVYYRGRTQCCGWPLSSYATTQAFQMAGGHIQEAIAAGADCLVTPCPLCHLNLDSRQPEVEKVIGRDLGLPVLHLPQLVALALGVSPKQLGLDRHIVSTKPVLEKLGF is encoded by the coding sequence ATGACTCTTAAATATGCGTATTTCCCTGGCTGTGTTGCTCAAGGAGCGTGCCGGGAGCTGTATCAATCGACTGCCGCGTTGACCCAGGCATTAGGCATTGAACTGGTGGAGTTGAAAAAAGCCTCTTGCTGTGGCTCTGGCACATTCAAAGAAGATTCTCAGTTGTTAGAAGATACGGTCAATGCCCGCAATATTGCTCTGGCAGAGCAATTGAACTTGCCCCTGTTGACCCATTGCAGCACTTGTCAGGGCGTGATTGGGCATGTGGATGAACGGCTTAAAGAGGCGCAGAAAAAGAATCCTGCCTATGTGGATCAGGTCAACGGCTTCTTGAAGAATGAGGGCTGCTCTCCCTACAAAGGCAGTACTGAAGTTAAGCATTTGCTGTGGGCGATCGTCGGGGATTACGGTCTGGAGGCAGTGCAGGAGCGAGTTACCCGCAAGCTGGCGGGGTTGAAGTGTGCCGCATTCTATGGATGCTATTTGCTGCGAGCGCAAGACAGCATTCCCTTTGATGACCCCCACAGCCCAGAGTCAATGGAGAATGTTTTCCGAGCTGTAGGAGCAACGCCTGTTTATTATCGGGGGCGGACGCAATGCTGTGGATGGCCCCTCTCTAGCTACGCCACGACGCAGGCGTTCCAGATGGCAGGCGGACACATTCAAGAGGCGATCGCCGCTGGAGCCGATTGTCTAGTGACACCCTGTCCTCTGTGTCACCTTAACCTTGACTCACGCCAACCCGAAGTCGAAAAGGTGATCGGTCGTGATTTGGGTCTACCTGTATTGCACCTGCCCCAACTGGTTGCCCTGGCACTGGGAGTCAGCCCTAAACAATTAGGACTCGATCGCCACATCGTCTCTACAAAACCTGTTTTAGAAAAATTGGGATTTTAG
- a CDS encoding DUF2203 family protein gives MKPSQDPSPSDEQTFEQTLAEVERSLAALKARHAQVQADQQQQAELQQQLRYNQDQLKYNPTAALQAEIKRLKQRLEELEIALESQLFSWKGFKEIFWIAVRFGGLGIILGWVLKSCAG, from the coding sequence ATGAAGCCTTCCCAAGACCCATCCCCCTCAGATGAGCAAACGTTTGAACAGACGCTAGCAGAAGTAGAGCGATCGCTCGCTGCTCTGAAGGCTCGCCATGCTCAGGTGCAAGCTGACCAACAACAGCAGGCAGAGTTACAGCAGCAGTTGCGATATAACCAGGATCAGTTGAAATACAACCCTACGGCTGCTTTACAGGCGGAGATTAAGCGGCTCAAACAGCGACTGGAAGAGTTGGAAATCGCGCTGGAAAGTCAGTTGTTTTCGTGGAAGGGGTTTAAGGAAATCTTTTGGATTGCGGTACGCTTTGGCGGACTTGGCATCATTTTGGGGTGGGTGTTGAAATCCTGCGCTGGTTAA
- a CDS encoding WG repeat-containing protein: MDDSILRFDFASDFSEGLAAVKIGDRYSYIDHTGSEALVVDPVLEAISPFSDNMALTRVNQVYGYIDRAGAIIVPPQYISATPFSEGLAAVRPGNRYGYINPAGELVIEPQFTLASAFSNGLASVKVDNTYGFIDRTGQWVIEPQFADAWSFSEERAAVKVNNQWGYLDKTGAITIEPQFDGAFSFSNGLARVRDGSQWGFIDEAGTAAIAPQFDFASDFSEGLAAVLVGTKWGYVDQTGNVVIAPQYDFAADFSEGLAAVKMGNSFGYINKTGDVVIEPHFASVGSFSEGFAWVEQDRQWHYIDSTGKFLGDSHQE, encoded by the coding sequence ATGGACGATTCGATTTTACGATTTGACTTTGCCTCAGATTTCTCAGAAGGATTAGCGGCCGTCAAGATTGGCGATCGCTATAGCTACATTGACCATACGGGCAGTGAGGCACTCGTGGTTGACCCCGTTTTAGAAGCCATTTCCCCCTTTTCAGACAACATGGCACTGACACGGGTCAATCAGGTTTATGGCTATATCGACCGGGCTGGGGCGATCATCGTGCCACCGCAATACATCAGTGCCACTCCTTTTTCAGAAGGGTTGGCAGCGGTGCGCCCCGGTAATCGCTATGGCTACATCAACCCTGCTGGGGAATTGGTGATCGAGCCTCAATTTACCCTGGCTTCTGCCTTCTCAAACGGATTGGCATCGGTCAAAGTAGACAACACCTATGGGTTTATCGATCGCACAGGTCAGTGGGTGATCGAGCCTCAGTTTGCCGATGCCTGGAGCTTTTCAGAAGAGCGAGCAGCCGTGAAGGTCAACAACCAGTGGGGTTACCTTGATAAGACGGGGGCGATCACCATTGAACCTCAATTTGATGGAGCCTTTAGCTTTTCTAACGGACTGGCAAGAGTTCGGGATGGCAGCCAATGGGGCTTTATCGATGAGGCAGGCACAGCAGCGATCGCCCCCCAATTTGACTTTGCCTCTGATTTTTCTGAAGGGTTAGCCGCTGTTTTAGTCGGCACAAAATGGGGTTATGTGGATCAAACCGGAAATGTCGTCATCGCTCCGCAATACGACTTTGCAGCAGATTTTTCAGAGGGACTAGCGGCGGTTAAAATGGGCAATTCCTTTGGCTATATCAACAAGACAGGGGACGTTGTGATCGAACCTCACTTTGCCAGTGTCGGCTCTTTTTCAGAAGGTTTTGCCTGGGTTGAGCAAGATCGACAATGGCATTACATCGACTCGACGGGCAAGTTTCTAGGAGATTCCCATCAGGAGTGA
- a CDS encoding Dps family protein produces MQLQEQVPQIDIGINEGDRTAIVEGLSRLLADTYTLYLKTHNFHWNVTGPMFQTLHTMFETQYTELAVAVDDIAERIRSLGFPALGTYSDFARLSSIPETPGVPKAEDMIRLLVEANEAVVRTARGAFPAAEKAGDESTADLLTERMRLHEKTAWMLRSLLQ; encoded by the coding sequence ATGCAACTACAAGAACAAGTTCCCCAAATCGACATTGGGATTAATGAAGGCGATCGCACGGCAATTGTTGAGGGATTGTCGCGCCTGTTAGCGGATACCTACACGCTGTATCTCAAAACTCACAACTTCCACTGGAACGTAACTGGTCCCATGTTCCAAACGCTACACACGATGTTCGAGACACAGTACACCGAGTTGGCTGTTGCTGTGGATGACATTGCTGAACGGATTCGCTCTCTCGGCTTCCCGGCGTTGGGAACCTATAGCGATTTCGCCCGACTCAGCTCAATTCCTGAAACTCCTGGTGTGCCTAAAGCTGAGGATATGATTCGTCTGTTGGTTGAAGCCAACGAAGCCGTAGTTCGGACGGCTCGTGGAGCATTTCCAGCAGCAGAAAAAGCAGGGGATGAGTCAACGGCTGATTTGTTGACTGAGCGGATGCGTCTACATGAAAAAACTGCCTGGATGTTGAGAAGCTTGTTGCAGTAA
- the rpmA gene encoding 50S ribosomal protein L27, which yields MAHKKGTGSTRNGRDSNAQRLGVKRYGGQVVRAGNILVRQRGTKIHPGVNVGRGSDDTLFALVDGVVTFERKGKGRKKVSIYPVAEAVSA from the coding sequence ATGGCTCATAAGAAAGGGACGGGTAGTACTCGCAACGGACGTGACTCCAATGCTCAACGCCTTGGCGTCAAGCGATATGGCGGTCAGGTTGTTCGTGCAGGCAACATTTTGGTACGGCAACGTGGCACCAAGATTCATCCTGGCGTGAATGTGGGTCGTGGTTCTGACGACACTCTGTTTGCCCTGGTTGACGGAGTTGTTACCTTTGAACGGAAGGGCAAAGGTCGCAAAAAAGTGAGCATTTATCCAGTTGCTGAAGCGGTTTCTGCATAG
- a CDS encoding Rrf2 family transcriptional regulator codes for MKLTTRGHYSVKALLDLSLQPGYGPASVKVIAQRQNLPAPYLEKLLIEMRQAGLVESIRGAQGGYRLRRSPNQISLGHILEAVGETIEPLARYMPDAEQAEDWVTFTLWNRLHEKLKDALYSISLADLYYDARSWQAAQGETSSFVI; via the coding sequence ATGAAGCTAACAACTCGCGGACATTATAGTGTTAAAGCTCTCCTTGATCTGAGTTTGCAACCTGGTTATGGACCTGCCTCAGTCAAGGTCATTGCTCAACGACAAAATCTACCTGCTCCCTATCTAGAGAAACTGTTGATTGAGATGCGGCAAGCGGGTTTGGTAGAGTCGATTCGTGGTGCTCAGGGTGGCTATCGTTTGCGGCGATCGCCCAATCAAATTTCCCTGGGGCATATTCTCGAAGCAGTCGGTGAGACGATCGAACCATTAGCCCGCTATATGCCTGATGCTGAGCAAGCCGAAGATTGGGTTACGTTTACTTTGTGGAATCGCCTCCACGAAAAGTTAAAGGATGCGCTGTATAGCATCTCATTGGCAGATTTGTATTACGACGCCCGCAGTTGGCAAGCAGCCCAGGGCGAAACCAGCAGTTTTGTGATTTAA